In a genomic window of Nocardiopsis mwathae:
- a CDS encoding DUF397 domain-containing protein — protein sequence MSTDSAVVSEGAGRGESACTSGAERAEKVPPVRSWWKSSYSNDGEGCLEVSRTSRPIVLIRDSTDPLGTVIGIGVDAWQEFLSGLRMGDFGAAD from the coding sequence ATGAGCACCGATTCAGCGGTGGTAAGCGAGGGGGCCGGGAGAGGAGAGAGCGCGTGCACGTCGGGCGCCGAGCGGGCGGAAAAGGTGCCGCCCGTCCGTTCCTGGTGGAAGTCCAGCTACAGCAATGACGGGGAGGGCTGCTTGGAGGTCTCCCGGACCTCGCGCCCCATAGTCCTGATCCGTGATTCCACCGACCCCCTCGGCACGGTGATCGGCATCGGCGTCGACGCCTGGCAGGAGTTCCTCTCAGGACTCCGCATGGGCGACTTCGGCGCCGCCGACTGA
- a CDS encoding CU044_2847 family protein yields the protein MAEIVRFDGGNGSTVQIETAESSPVLRDVAGGDLFRSAEKRFDVVVAKVREISELIARELSSLDASPDEVSVELGISVNGTADVFIAKAASEGSLKVRMTWRRDAVPTADEDEDPDGPEEEDGSGGGSG from the coding sequence ATGGCGGAGATCGTCCGGTTCGACGGCGGGAACGGGTCCACGGTGCAGATCGAGACGGCGGAGAGCTCCCCTGTCCTGCGCGATGTCGCCGGCGGTGACCTGTTCCGGTCGGCCGAGAAGCGGTTCGACGTGGTGGTCGCCAAGGTCCGGGAGATCTCCGAGCTCATCGCGCGGGAGCTGTCCTCCCTGGACGCCAGCCCCGACGAGGTCAGCGTCGAGCTGGGCATCAGCGTCAACGGCACCGCCGACGTGTTCATCGCCAAGGCGGCGAGCGAGGGCAGCCTCAAGGTCCGGATGACCTGGCGCCGGGATGCGGTGCCGACCGCGGATGAGGATGAGGATCCCGACGGCCCCGAGGAGGAGGACGGCTCCGGTGGCGGGAGCGGGTGA
- a CDS encoding AMP-binding protein: MTDISAPAIAELPTEGGLADLLFDRAERQPDGIMLSRQTVGGWKDATAAEVRDEVTALAKGLIAAGIAPGDRVGLLSGNRYEWTLVDFAIWAAGAVSVPIYPSSSADQVRMILADSGAVACIVDDEPHTAMVEEIRDSLTALRYVWTLDSGAVATLVEVGGEVEDTAVKERRAAVDPAEPATIVYTSGTTGSPKGCVLTHANFFAEVDSVLRALPVLFEPGRDGSPPSTLLFLPLAHVFGRMVEVAVVHAGVRLGHTGSVRDLIDDLATFRPTFLLAVPYVFEKIHTTARKRTRGLARRIFDAATDTAVAYSEALFRDGPGAGLRLRHRFFEPLVYRKLMDALGGRCTKVISGGGALDVRLLHFYRGIGLDVFEGYGLTETTSAVLVNVPGKVRPGTIGIPVPGVEVRTADDGELLIRGGHVFDRYWNRPRETEQAFVDGWFATGDLAEIDGDGFVRISGRKKEILVTAGGKNVAPGPLEERIGADPLVDQCMLVGDGRSFVTALVTLDPEEFDAWKAENGHPAAASVADLADDPALRAHVQRAVDAANATVSRAESVRAFTVLGENFSVEDETLTPTLKLRRARILDRNSAAVEAMYAKR; encoded by the coding sequence GTGACCGACATCTCCGCGCCCGCGATCGCCGAGCTCCCCACGGAGGGGGGTCTGGCCGACCTCCTGTTCGACCGCGCCGAACGCCAGCCCGACGGGATCATGCTCAGCCGCCAGACCGTCGGCGGCTGGAAGGACGCCACCGCGGCCGAGGTCCGCGACGAGGTGACCGCCCTGGCCAAGGGGCTCATCGCCGCCGGGATCGCGCCGGGTGACCGGGTCGGGCTGCTGTCGGGCAACCGGTACGAGTGGACCCTCGTCGACTTCGCGATCTGGGCCGCAGGAGCCGTCTCCGTCCCGATCTACCCGTCCTCCTCCGCCGACCAGGTCCGCATGATCCTGGCCGACTCCGGCGCCGTGGCCTGCATCGTCGACGACGAGCCGCACACCGCCATGGTCGAGGAGATCCGCGACTCCCTCACCGCGCTGCGCTACGTGTGGACGCTGGACAGCGGCGCCGTGGCCACTCTGGTCGAGGTCGGCGGCGAGGTCGAGGACACCGCCGTCAAGGAGCGCCGCGCCGCGGTCGACCCGGCCGAACCGGCTACCATCGTCTACACCTCGGGCACCACCGGATCGCCCAAGGGGTGCGTGCTCACCCACGCCAACTTCTTCGCCGAGGTCGACAGCGTCCTGCGCGCCCTGCCGGTCCTCTTCGAACCCGGCAGGGACGGCTCCCCGCCCTCCACCCTGCTCTTCCTGCCGCTCGCCCACGTCTTCGGGCGCATGGTGGAGGTCGCCGTCGTCCACGCCGGGGTCCGGCTCGGCCATACCGGCAGCGTCCGCGACCTCATCGACGACCTGGCGACGTTCCGCCCCACGTTCCTGCTGGCCGTCCCCTACGTCTTCGAGAAGATCCACACCACGGCGCGCAAGCGCACCCGGGGCCTGGCCCGCCGCATCTTCGACGCCGCCACCGACACCGCCGTCGCCTACAGCGAGGCGCTGTTCCGCGACGGGCCGGGAGCCGGTCTGCGCCTGCGCCACCGCTTCTTCGAGCCGCTGGTCTACCGCAAGCTGATGGACGCGCTCGGCGGCCGCTGCACCAAGGTGATCTCCGGCGGCGGCGCCCTGGACGTCCGGCTGCTCCACTTCTACCGGGGCATCGGCCTGGACGTGTTCGAGGGCTACGGCCTCACCGAGACCACCTCGGCGGTGCTCGTCAACGTCCCCGGCAAAGTACGGCCCGGCACCATCGGCATCCCGGTCCCCGGGGTCGAGGTCCGCACGGCCGACGACGGCGAGCTGCTGATCCGCGGCGGGCACGTCTTCGACCGCTACTGGAACCGGCCGCGGGAGACCGAGCAGGCCTTCGTGGACGGCTGGTTCGCCACCGGCGACCTCGCGGAGATCGACGGTGACGGATTCGTCCGGATCAGCGGGCGGAAGAAGGAGATCCTGGTGACGGCCGGGGGCAAGAACGTCGCCCCGGGGCCGCTGGAGGAGCGGATCGGCGCCGACCCGCTCGTCGACCAGTGCATGCTGGTGGGGGACGGGCGCTCCTTCGTGACCGCGCTGGTCACCCTGGACCCCGAGGAGTTCGACGCCTGGAAGGCGGAGAACGGGCACCCGGCCGCCGCGAGCGTCGCCGACCTGGCCGACGACCCCGCGCTGCGGGCCCACGTCCAGCGCGCCGTGGACGCCGCCAACGCGACCGTCTCCCGGGCGGAGTCGGTCCGCGCCTTCACCGTTCTCGGTGAGAACTTCAGTGTGGAGGACGAGACCCTCACCCCGACCCTGAAGCTGCGCCGTGCCCGCATCCTCGACCGCAACTCCGCGGCCGTCGAGGCGATGTACGCCAAGCGCTGA
- a CDS encoding AMP-binding protein, with the protein MTHISAPALAELPTEGGLAEILFDRADRSPDAAMLSRQIDGAWRDATAAVVRDEVTALAKGLIAAGIEPGDRVGLLSGNRYEWTLVDFAIWTAGAITVPIYPSSSPEQARMILADSGAVACFLDDPAHTAVIDGVRDGLADLRHLWTIDDGAIAALAADGAEVSDDIVDKRRAAVEPSDPATIVYTSGTTGTPKGCVLTHANFFAEVDNIVAVLPELFETTGEGSPPSTLLFLPLAHVFGRMVQIGAVRAGVRLGHSASVSALIDDLATFRPTFLLAVPYVFEKIHASARKKATGLKRWIFDAATDTAVAYSKALDGGGPGAGLRLRHRLFEPLVYRKLMDALGGRCTRVLSGGGALDVRLLHFYRGIGLEVIEGYGLTETTAAVIANLPGRIRPGTIGGPLPGVAVKLADDGEIMVRGEQVFGRYWNRPQDTERAFVDGWFATGDLGEFDADGFLRVTGRKKEILVTAGGKNVAPGPMEERVRAYPLVSQCMLVGDDRPFVAALVTLDPEEFDAFKEEYGHGAGESVADLAEDPVLRAAVQTAIEAGNEAVSRAESIRAFTILAENFSVEDETLTPTLKLRRARILKRYAGEVEDMYRRR; encoded by the coding sequence GTGACCCACATCTCCGCCCCTGCGCTAGCCGAACTCCCCACCGAGGGAGGTCTGGCCGAGATCCTGTTCGACCGCGCCGACCGGTCGCCCGACGCCGCCATGCTCAGTCGGCAGATCGACGGCGCATGGCGGGACGCGACCGCGGCCGTGGTCCGCGACGAGGTGACCGCCCTGGCCAAGGGGCTCATCGCCGCCGGCATCGAACCCGGGGACCGGGTGGGGCTGCTGTCGGGCAACCGCTACGAGTGGACCCTCGTCGACTTCGCGATCTGGACGGCGGGCGCGATCACCGTCCCGATCTACCCGTCCTCCTCCCCCGAGCAGGCCCGGATGATCCTGGCCGACTCCGGCGCGGTGGCCTGTTTCCTCGACGACCCGGCGCACACCGCGGTGATCGACGGCGTGCGCGACGGTCTCGCGGACCTCCGCCACCTCTGGACGATCGACGACGGCGCCATCGCCGCCCTGGCGGCGGACGGCGCCGAGGTGTCCGACGACATCGTCGACAAGCGCCGCGCCGCGGTCGAGCCGTCCGACCCGGCCACCATCGTCTACACCTCGGGCACCACCGGCACCCCCAAGGGGTGTGTGCTCACCCACGCGAACTTCTTCGCCGAGGTCGACAACATCGTCGCCGTCCTGCCCGAGCTCTTCGAGACCACCGGTGAGGGCTCCCCGCCCTCCACCCTGCTCTTCCTGCCGCTCGCCCACGTCTTCGGGCGAATGGTGCAGATCGGCGCAGTGCGGGCCGGCGTCCGCCTGGGCCATTCGGCCAGCGTGAGCGCGCTCATCGACGACCTGGCGACGTTCCGGCCGACCTTCCTGCTGGCCGTCCCCTACGTCTTCGAGAAGATCCACGCGTCGGCCCGCAAGAAGGCCACCGGTCTCAAGCGGTGGATCTTCGACGCCGCCACCGACACCGCCGTCGCCTACAGCAAGGCCCTGGACGGGGGCGGGCCGGGAGCCGGTCTGCGCCTGCGCCACCGCCTCTTCGAGCCGCTGGTCTACCGCAAGCTGATGGACGCGCTCGGCGGCCGCTGCACCCGCGTCCTGTCCGGCGGCGGCGCCCTGGACGTGCGGCTGCTCCACTTCTACCGGGGCATCGGTCTGGAGGTCATCGAGGGCTACGGCCTCACCGAGACCACCGCCGCCGTCATCGCCAACCTGCCCGGTCGGATCCGCCCCGGCACCATCGGCGGCCCGCTGCCCGGTGTCGCGGTCAAGCTGGCCGACGACGGCGAGATCATGGTCAGGGGCGAGCAGGTGTTCGGCCGGTACTGGAACCGCCCCCAGGACACCGAACGGGCCTTCGTCGACGGCTGGTTCGCCACCGGCGACCTCGGTGAGTTCGACGCCGACGGTTTCCTGCGGGTCACCGGGCGCAAGAAGGAGATCCTGGTGACGGCCGGAGGCAAGAACGTCGCCCCGGGGCCCATGGAGGAGCGGGTCCGCGCGTATCCGCTGGTCTCCCAGTGCATGCTGGTGGGCGACGACCGGCCGTTCGTCGCCGCCCTGGTGACCCTGGACCCGGAGGAGTTCGACGCCTTCAAGGAGGAGTACGGGCACGGGGCCGGCGAGAGCGTCGCCGACCTCGCCGAGGACCCGGTGCTGCGTGCCGCCGTCCAGACGGCCATCGAGGCCGGGAACGAGGCGGTGTCGCGCGCCGAGTCCATCCGGGCGTTCACGATCCTGGCGGAGAACTTCAGTGTGGAGGACGAGACCCTCACCCCGACCCTGAAGCTGCGCCGCGCCCGGATCCTGAAGCGCTACGCCGGCGAGGTGGAGGACATGTACCGGCGCCGGTGA
- a CDS encoding M23 family metallopeptidase, producing MSSLTSPRRALAAAASVVLGAGLLMGAGPAPASADAAADGLADAVRATMLEQHGDTAREHFETRSLAEPLVEPINHENRWAFGTTTIPAPSTAHASPESALFVAEHGPAGWRVELHGTDGFVELTDKAPDDVVSEGEKELFAQNHEAAQEAPLADTGLGLPWQQGVAWWMGGGPHGNSGNSRPYSSIDFNGGNGQVLSAGPGRVYKSCVRAGSALVTVVHPNGYSTGYYHMRNLTNLSNGAAVRTGTYLGLIGNELPCGGSSTGAHVHLSLLRGNSHISVDNMVIGGWTFRTVAQPYQGYAVRGNQRVNRGGRLINYGPSDNRGPTGTVDGGSNPRVNLRSGPSLDHSIVGTLNNGTLVRIDCTARGGYVNGNWGRTNLWNRLDTGNWISDGFLYTGTNDPVAPACGT from the coding sequence ATGTCTTCGCTCACATCCCCCAGACGCGCGCTCGCCGCGGCAGCGAGCGTCGTGCTCGGCGCCGGCCTGCTGATGGGCGCCGGCCCGGCCCCCGCATCCGCCGACGCTGCGGCCGACGGCCTCGCCGACGCCGTGCGCGCGACCATGCTCGAACAGCACGGCGACACCGCGCGCGAGCACTTCGAAACCCGCTCCCTGGCCGAACCCCTCGTCGAGCCCATCAACCACGAGAACCGGTGGGCGTTCGGCACGACCACCATCCCCGCGCCGTCCACGGCGCACGCCTCACCCGAGTCCGCGCTGTTCGTCGCCGAGCACGGGCCCGCCGGGTGGCGCGTCGAGCTGCACGGCACCGACGGGTTCGTCGAACTCACCGACAAGGCCCCCGACGACGTGGTCAGCGAAGGGGAGAAGGAGCTGTTCGCGCAGAACCACGAGGCCGCCCAGGAGGCGCCCCTCGCCGACACCGGCCTGGGCCTGCCCTGGCAGCAGGGAGTCGCCTGGTGGATGGGAGGCGGCCCGCACGGAAACAGCGGCAACAGCCGCCCCTACAGCTCGATCGACTTCAACGGCGGCAACGGCCAGGTGCTGTCCGCCGGCCCCGGCCGTGTCTACAAGAGCTGCGTCCGCGCCGGTAGCGCCCTGGTCACCGTCGTCCACCCGAACGGCTACAGCACGGGCTACTACCACATGCGCAACCTCACCAACCTGTCCAACGGCGCCGCCGTCCGGACCGGCACCTACCTCGGCCTCATCGGCAACGAGCTGCCTTGCGGCGGGAGCTCCACCGGCGCCCACGTGCACCTCTCCCTGCTGCGCGGCAACTCCCACATCAGCGTGGACAACATGGTGATCGGCGGCTGGACCTTCCGCACGGTCGCCCAGCCGTACCAGGGCTACGCCGTGCGCGGCAACCAGCGCGTGAACCGCGGCGGCCGGCTCATCAACTACGGACCGAGCGACAACAGAGGACCGACCGGCACCGTCGACGGCGGCTCCAACCCCCGGGTGAACCTGCGCAGCGGCCCCAGTCTCGACCACAGCATCGTGGGCACGCTCAACAACGGGACGCTGGTGCGCATCGACTGCACCGCGCGCGGCGGCTACGTCAACGGCAACTGGGGCCGGACCAACCTGTGGAACCGGCTCGACACCGGCAACTGGATCAGCGACGGCTTCCTCTACACCGGCACCAACGACCCGGTCGCACCCGCCTGCGGCACCTGA
- a CDS encoding PaaI family thioesterase, with the protein MTVEAQPVSELPDPRSLGFTVVAEDELPAELTALVDRVRTLIDAVAHTEAPAADLAAARRLVEDAVRRVDGERRPVGALVQRTEFEGPVGYGTVTNIVEGPTNPAAPPLRLEQAEQGVRAEVTLGGVYQGPPGLVHGGWIAAMLDQALGSASAAAGMPGLTANLTVDYRRPTPLDVPLEISARVTGTERRKVFVSAEIRHNGEVTAEGTAIMVQVALPG; encoded by the coding sequence ATGACGGTCGAAGCGCAGCCGGTGTCCGAACTCCCCGACCCCCGAAGCCTGGGCTTCACCGTGGTCGCAGAGGATGAGCTCCCCGCCGAGCTGACGGCGCTCGTCGACCGGGTCCGGACGCTCATCGACGCGGTCGCGCACACCGAGGCGCCCGCCGCCGACCTCGCCGCGGCGCGCCGCCTCGTCGAGGACGCGGTCCGGCGGGTCGACGGCGAGCGGCGCCCCGTCGGCGCCCTGGTCCAGCGCACCGAGTTCGAGGGGCCGGTCGGCTACGGCACCGTCACCAACATCGTCGAGGGCCCGACCAACCCCGCAGCCCCGCCGCTGCGCCTGGAGCAGGCCGAACAGGGCGTGCGCGCCGAGGTCACCCTCGGCGGCGTCTACCAGGGCCCGCCCGGGCTGGTCCACGGCGGCTGGATCGCCGCCATGCTCGACCAGGCCCTGGGCTCCGCCTCGGCCGCCGCGGGCATGCCCGGCCTGACCGCCAACCTCACCGTGGACTACCGCAGGCCCACGCCGCTCGACGTGCCCCTGGAGATCAGCGCCCGCGTCACCGGGACCGAGCGCCGCAAGGTCTTCGTCTCCGCCGAGATCCGGCACAACGGCGAGGTCACCGCCGAGGGCACGGCCATCATGGTCCAGGTGGCCCTGCCCGGGTAG
- a CDS encoding GNAT family N-acetyltransferase: MITIELAESAQDRAAVFTLRGVVFVAEQQVPIGEEWDSYDLTADHLLARLDGVPVGTGRLVPKGTRGKVGRLAVLSCTRGTGTGAALVRALEDRARARGLVGIDLDAQTQAIGFYEKLGYKAHGEEFPDAGIPHVRMSKDI; the protein is encoded by the coding sequence ATGATCACGATCGAGCTGGCCGAGAGCGCGCAGGACCGTGCCGCCGTGTTCACCCTCCGCGGCGTGGTGTTCGTGGCCGAGCAGCAGGTGCCGATCGGCGAGGAGTGGGACTCCTACGACCTCACCGCCGATCACCTGCTGGCCCGGTTGGACGGCGTCCCGGTGGGGACGGGGCGTCTGGTGCCCAAGGGGACGCGGGGCAAGGTGGGGCGGCTCGCGGTGCTCTCCTGCACCCGGGGGACGGGGACGGGCGCGGCACTGGTGCGCGCCCTGGAGGACCGGGCGCGGGCACGGGGGCTGGTCGGTATCGACTTGGACGCGCAGACCCAGGCCATCGGCTTCTACGAGAAGCTCGGCTACAAGGCCCACGGCGAGGAGTTTCCGGACGCCGGGATCCCGCACGTGCGCATGAGCAAGGACATCTGA
- a CDS encoding AraC family transcriptional regulator, which translates to MIDTPGERARFFRHPGLPGVELLKAHYVRHSFTRHSHDTYAIGVIEAGIEEYYYRGSMRRVGRGGLVMVEPEEVHTGHAGTPEGWRYRMLYPEVDVLAQAARDLGMPDVPGFPVSQTDDPGGADLIRAAHRAAEHGDRLSASTLTRQALHWLLTRHARARSKDPGTRRPTRAAEVARDLLHSRLADPPSLEELASAVETTPFSLLRAFRAAHGLPPHAYLNNVRVQHARHLLATGMRPAEVAAELGFADQPHLTRHFKRRLGVTPGVFRSGVLASRDAPTAGPRG; encoded by the coding sequence ATGATCGACACCCCCGGCGAACGCGCGCGGTTCTTCCGTCACCCCGGCCTGCCCGGAGTCGAACTGCTCAAGGCCCACTACGTGCGCCACTCCTTCACCCGGCACAGCCACGACACCTACGCCATCGGGGTCATCGAGGCCGGGATCGAGGAGTACTACTACCGCGGCTCGATGCGCCGCGTGGGCCGCGGCGGCCTCGTGATGGTCGAGCCGGAGGAGGTGCACACCGGTCACGCGGGAACCCCCGAAGGGTGGCGCTACCGCATGCTCTACCCCGAGGTCGATGTGCTGGCCCAGGCCGCCCGCGACCTCGGCATGCCCGACGTCCCGGGCTTCCCCGTGTCGCAGACCGACGACCCGGGCGGGGCGGACCTGATCCGCGCCGCGCACCGGGCGGCCGAGCACGGCGACCGGCTCAGCGCGTCGACCCTCACCCGCCAGGCCCTGCACTGGCTGCTCACCCGGCACGCCCGTGCCCGGTCCAAGGACCCAGGCACCCGCCGCCCCACCCGCGCCGCCGAGGTCGCCCGCGACCTGCTCCACTCCCGCCTGGCCGACCCGCCGAGCCTGGAGGAGCTGGCCTCCGCCGTGGAGACCACCCCGTTCTCCCTGCTCCGCGCCTTCCGCGCCGCCCACGGCCTGCCCCCGCACGCGTACCTGAACAACGTCCGCGTCCAACACGCCCGCCACCTGCTCGCCACGGGCATGCGCCCCGCGGAGGTGGCCGCGGAACTGGGCTTCGCCGACCAGCCCCACCTGACGCGGCACTTCAAGCGGCGCCTCGGCGTCACCCCCGGCGTGTTCCGCAGCGGGGTCCTGGCGTCGCGCGACGCACCCACAGCAGGACCGCGCGGCTGA
- a CDS encoding AzlC family ABC transporter permease, producing MRDALGIGLAVGVSGLAFGTAAVAAGLSVAQTCVLSLLTFSGASQFALIGVIAGGGNLIAGTAGALLLGARNTLYGLRMADLLGQRGARRAVAAHGVLDESAAITLAQPDRAAARTAYDWTYATLFVAWNLTTLVGALATERIGDTAAFGLDAVGPAIFLALLWPRLREGGRERLVALLGAGIALGTAPLLPSGVPVLLAAVAALVALVPPAAPAAPGTGSAADPDDPATDAEGRSHSGSDGPADTTEPQGARR from the coding sequence GTGCGCGACGCGCTGGGCATCGGCCTGGCCGTCGGCGTCTCCGGGCTCGCGTTCGGCACGGCCGCCGTGGCCGCCGGACTGTCCGTCGCCCAGACGTGCGTACTGAGCCTGCTCACCTTCTCCGGCGCGTCGCAGTTCGCGCTGATCGGTGTCATCGCCGGGGGCGGCAACCTCATCGCCGGGACCGCCGGGGCGCTGCTGCTCGGCGCCCGCAACACCCTCTACGGGCTGCGCATGGCCGACCTGCTCGGTCAGCGCGGCGCACGGCGCGCGGTGGCCGCCCACGGCGTGCTCGACGAGTCCGCGGCCATCACCCTCGCCCAGCCCGACCGGGCCGCCGCCCGCACCGCCTACGACTGGACCTACGCGACGCTGTTCGTGGCCTGGAACCTCACGACGCTCGTCGGGGCGCTGGCCACCGAGCGGATCGGCGACACCGCCGCGTTCGGCCTGGACGCGGTCGGCCCCGCGATCTTCCTGGCGCTGCTGTGGCCGCGGTTGCGCGAGGGCGGCCGGGAACGGCTGGTCGCGCTGCTCGGCGCCGGGATCGCCCTGGGCACGGCACCGCTCCTGCCCTCCGGGGTGCCGGTGCTGCTGGCCGCCGTCGCCGCACTGGTCGCACTGGTGCCGCCGGCCGCCCCGGCCGCACCCGGCACCGGCTCAGCCGCGGACCCCGACGACCCCGCGACCGACGCGGAGGGCCGTTCCCACAGCGGTTCCGACGGGCCTGCCGACACCACCGAACCGCAGGGAGCGCGCCGATGA
- a CDS encoding AzlD domain-containing protein translates to MTVWIAILVTSLGCYLLKFAGLAAPRRLLDHPLVRRFAVTVPVALLAALIAVQATAASDGSAPSLDAARLSGLAAAVLALLLRAPFLVVVVAAAGTTAALRALGIA, encoded by the coding sequence ATGACCGTGTGGATCGCGATCCTCGTGACGTCCCTGGGCTGCTACCTGCTCAAGTTCGCCGGGCTGGCGGCTCCCCGGCGCCTGCTGGACCACCCCCTGGTGCGGCGGTTCGCCGTCACGGTTCCGGTCGCCCTGCTCGCCGCGCTGATCGCCGTCCAGGCCACGGCCGCCTCCGACGGCTCGGCGCCGTCCCTGGACGCCGCCCGGCTGAGCGGACTGGCCGCGGCCGTCCTCGCGCTGCTGCTCCGGGCACCCTTCCTGGTCGTGGTCGTCGCGGCGGCGGGCACCACCGCGGCGCTGCGCGCCCTGGGCATCGCCTGA
- a CDS encoding thiamine pyrophosphate-dependent enzyme: MHSPPPHSVADLRTAAEQVVDVLAGAGIRRCYTVPGESFLELIDAIEQRANMQLVSTRHESGASFMAEAEAKLTGMPAIAAATRGPGASNLAVGVHTARQDSTPMIVFLGQVETDHLGREAFQEVDLTAFYAPITKWATTVTRADRLAEVTARAIRVATTGRPGPVAIAVPGDLFGQRVPAPSGLPGGIPPRPPLGQDERDRLADWLAGARRPVIIAGGGARGGREALVRVAERFHAGVYAAWRRQDVFPNDHPLYLGHLGLGCDEATLAALREADAVLVVGSRLSEVTTQGYRLPAPAGKGVDSPVAQIDIDPDQIGMVTGVWLGVVAEARRALEALADAPVSAPYRDFAPAHRAWLETTAAPADSAVHPGGRLHPWAVVESMRRVLPDDSVVCNDAGNFAAFLHRGWSYRHPRTQLAPTSGAMGYAVPAAVAAKLVEPHRTVVAVAGDGGTLMTGQELETATRLGLPVIVVVFQNGMYGTIAMHQARDLGRTAGIGISGPLDLAGYARSLGARGATVSSPEELDKALADALDTELPTLIDARTDPDIISPGATMSGLLSGDGGR; the protein is encoded by the coding sequence GTGCACTCACCGCCTCCCCACTCCGTGGCCGATCTGCGCACCGCGGCCGAACAGGTCGTCGACGTCCTCGCGGGCGCCGGGATCCGGCGCTGCTACACCGTTCCGGGTGAGAGCTTCCTGGAGCTGATCGACGCCATCGAACAGCGCGCCAACATGCAGCTCGTCTCCACCCGGCACGAGAGCGGCGCCTCCTTCATGGCGGAGGCCGAGGCCAAGCTCACCGGGATGCCCGCCATCGCCGCGGCCACACGGGGGCCGGGGGCGTCCAACCTCGCGGTGGGGGTGCACACGGCGCGCCAGGACTCCACCCCGATGATCGTCTTCCTCGGCCAGGTGGAGACCGACCACCTGGGCAGAGAGGCGTTCCAGGAGGTGGACCTGACCGCCTTCTACGCCCCGATCACCAAGTGGGCCACCACCGTCACCCGCGCCGACCGACTGGCCGAGGTGACCGCGCGCGCCATCCGCGTGGCCACCACCGGCCGCCCGGGACCGGTCGCCATCGCGGTCCCCGGAGACCTGTTCGGGCAGCGTGTCCCCGCACCGAGCGGCCTACCAGGCGGCATCCCGCCGCGGCCGCCCCTCGGACAGGACGAGCGGGACCGGCTGGCCGACTGGCTCGCCGGCGCCCGGCGGCCGGTGATCATCGCCGGAGGCGGGGCGCGCGGCGGCCGCGAGGCGCTGGTCCGCGTCGCCGAGCGCTTCCACGCCGGGGTGTACGCCGCGTGGCGGCGCCAGGACGTCTTCCCCAACGACCACCCGCTCTACCTGGGGCACCTCGGGCTGGGCTGCGACGAGGCGACCCTGGCGGCGCTCCGGGAAGCCGACGCCGTGCTGGTCGTGGGATCACGGCTGAGCGAGGTCACCACCCAGGGCTACCGACTCCCCGCTCCCGCGGGCAAAGGCGTGGACTCGCCGGTCGCCCAGATCGACATCGATCCCGACCAGATCGGGATGGTCACCGGCGTGTGGCTCGGTGTGGTCGCCGAGGCGCGGCGCGCCCTGGAGGCCCTGGCCGACGCACCGGTCAGCGCCCCCTACCGCGACTTCGCCCCCGCCCACCGGGCGTGGCTGGAGACCACGGCCGCGCCCGCCGACAGCGCCGTGCACCCCGGCGGGCGGCTGCACCCCTGGGCCGTGGTGGAGAGCATGAGGCGCGTCCTCCCCGACGACAGCGTCGTCTGCAACGACGCCGGGAACTTCGCCGCCTTTCTGCACCGGGGCTGGAGCTACCGCCACCCGCGCACCCAGCTCGCCCCGACCAGCGGCGCGATGGGCTACGCCGTGCCCGCCGCCGTCGCGGCCAAACTCGTCGAGCCCCACCGGACGGTCGTGGCCGTGGCCGGGGACGGCGGCACGCTGATGACCGGGCAGGAGCTGGAGACGGCGACCCGTCTGGGGCTGCCGGTCATCGTCGTGGTGTTCCAGAACGGCATGTACGGCACGATCGCCATGCATCAGGCGCGCGACCTGGGCCGGACCGCGGGCATCGGCATCAGCGGCCCCCTGGATCTGGCCGGTTACGCGCGCAGCCTGGGCGCACGCGGCGCCACCGTCTCCTCCCCCGAGGAGCTGGACAAGGCGCTCGCCGACGCCCTGGACACCGAGCTGCCCACCCTCATCGACGCCCGGACCGACCCGGACATCATCAGCCCGGGCGCGACCATGTCCGGCCTGCTGTCCGGCGACGGCGGCCGCTAG